TCTGCTTCGCCCGGGCCTGCGCATCCTTCTTGATGTTGAGCGCGCCCTTGCCGACCACCTTGGCCACCTCGTCCGGCGCGTCCATGACCGCCTGGTCGAGCTGCTTCACCCACCGGCGAACCTCGGCGTCATCCACGTCAACGGCCATCAGCTCGTCCGCTCCGTCACACCCAGCCGGCGGGCCGTCGCATGACTCTTGTGGGCCAAGTCCCGCACCACGAACCGCCGGCCCGGCAGGTCCGGGTCATGCACGGACGCCGTCACCTCCACCTCGTCGCCGGTCTCTACCCCGACCACCGACATCGGCACATGCACCTCCAGCCGCAGCAGCAACTGGAAGTCCTCGCCGGCGTCCTCCTGCGTGGCCTGCGCGTTCGTCTGCTGGATCCGACACCTCCCGGCGTACACGTCGGCATAGGTGACCACCACGTTGCCGTCGTCGTCCGACCCTTCACCGGTCGGCCGGCGGATCACGCACTCGTCCACCAGCAACGCCTCGGCGGCGGCACGACCTCGGGCCAGCAGAGCATCCAGCACCACGCCACCCCTCTCTACGGTCGGACCACCACACCCGACGACGGCCGGGACACCACCGCGAGCGGCCGGGACACCACGCCCGCGTACGGGCGCACCACAGGACCACCACGGGCCGACGCAGCCACTAAATCCGCCCCGGCGTCCAAGCCGGCCGAGGCGAGCAGCACCACCACACCCGGCCCAGCCAGCGAGCCGTCAGCAGCAATCGACGCACCGCCTGCGGCCAGGACCACCCCGGGCGCCGACAGGGCGGAGGAAGCCGCCACCAACGCCGACCCGGGAGCGACCCGAGCACCAGCCGCACCCAGCGCACCCGCAGCCGACAGCGACGCGGCGCCGCGAACCACCACCACACCCACGGCGGCCAGAGCGCCAGCAGCGGCCAGAGCACCGCCGACCAGCGCCTGCGCAGACCCGGAAGCGGTCAGCGAACCACCGGCAGCCAGGACCGCACCGCCGGGCACCCGCACCTGGCCGGCAGCCGACACCGCCCCCGCCGCGGCGAGCGAACCGCCGCGCGGCACCCGCACCACACCGGCCGCCGACAGCACACCCGACGCCGGCAGCGCACCGACGGCGGACGCCAGCACGGTGCTCGACACCGAGACGGCAGCACCAGCCGACAGCGACCCGCCGCCCGACTGTCCGACAACGGCGTCCACAGACACCGCGCCGGCAGCGGCCAGCGACCCGCCGCCGTCCACCACGGCCGCGCCCTGCAACACCTCCACCAGCACGCCGACCATCGACGCGCTGACCGAGTTGTTGACGGCGACCGTCTCACCGCCGTAGCTGCCGGCCGAGCTGATCAGCCGGTACGCGGCCGAGTTGCGGACGTTCGCCGCCGACGTCGCCCGGCTCGTCGAGATATCCGTGACCTCGGTGTACGCCGGATCCCAGTCGATGCCGCTCGGCAGCGTCCCCGAGGCGACCCGGGTGTGGGCGATACCGACGAGCGCCGAGCCGGCCGACACCCCGGTCAGCGGCGATAGAGCCAGGGACGTCGACGACGCGGTCGAGGAAGCGCCGACCTGACCGACCGGGCTCGCCGCGGCGTCCCGCAGGATGACCATCTCCCAGCCGCCGGTAATCGCACCCGACCCGCTGATCGTCGGCGCGCTATCACCCGCCTGGAGCCGGCGTTGCCACAGGTAGAGCCGAGAGTTCGCGCCCTGGTCGATGGGGTTGGTGAGACCGTCAACGGGATCCCAGCCAGCACCAGGGTTCATGGTGAGGTTGGTGCCGGACACGTGCCCGGCGAGGATCACCAGGTCACCCGCAGCCCACCCGGCCGGAAACGACGTCGGGAAGCTGGACGCTGTGGTGACGCTGGTGTCGGAGGTCGCGCCAACGTACGAGACAGCCACCGCGCCTCCCCGAGATCAGGTCACCCCAGACTGACGCCCAACGCGCCGGCCGAAATCTGGAAGATGTTCCCGGCCGCGACGCTGATCGGCTGTCCGGTGAACGTGCCGTACCACCAGCGCAGCGGCGTACCGGCCGAGTCCCAGATCTCGACGCCGACGATCGACCACGTGCCACCGGAGCCGTTCGTCCACTGGAGCGTCGACGTCGGCCCGGTGGTCGCGCCGGCCGACGCCGCGCTGAACGTGATCGCGCTGCCGCCGGCGGTGTAGCCGGTCCCGGTCAGCTCAGTCCCCGCCGCCGTCGCCGTCGGCGCGGTCGTGGTCAGCCGGACCTTCGCCGCCCCCGTGAACATCGTCGGGCTGCTGGTCCCCAGCGTCAGATCCAGGATCTTGTTCGCCTGCGCCTGCACGATCGCCGGCATGCTCCACCTCTTCCTGCTCGCCGGCGCCGGCCGCCGCGCACAGCGTCACCGGCCCGGAGTCGATGATCTCGGGCATGCCGCCCTCCTCAACACGCCGGCGCGGGCCGACAGCCCGCCGGTCTGATCGTGAACGCGCCCCCCGACGGGATACCCGCCGCGGCGCGAACCAGCGCCCGCTCCGCCTCGGTCAACACGGCGCCGCCGACGAACTCCGTCGCATACGTCACCGAGTAGTCATCCACCTGCTCCGACCGCACCCCACCCGGGTTCAGCAGGGCGCGCCGGGCCACCTCGAGAGCCACCGGCAGGAACGGCGACAGGCCGACCATCGCATCGAAGCGGGCCGCGC
The genomic region above belongs to Micromonospora sp. WMMD1128 and contains:
- a CDS encoding DUF6093 family protein encodes the protein MVLDALLARGRAAAEALLVDECVIRRPTGEGSDDDGNVVVTYADVYAGRCRIQQTNAQATQEDAGEDFQLLLRLEVHVPMSVVGVETGDEVEVTASVHDPDLPGRRFVVRDLAHKSHATARRLGVTERTS